In one Candidatus Cloacimonadota bacterium genomic region, the following are encoded:
- a CDS encoding CBS domain-containing protein: MQKTLKAKDIMEKNVITIGPDVMLDKAIQRLLENRISGMPVVDDNGKIIGIISEKDILNFLFCGYLHNTTVSEAMTENLVHFDPETRIEKIAIAISKYQFRRVPILQDSKVVGIVSRRDIIRHVL; the protein is encoded by the coding sequence ATGCAAAAAACACTAAAAGCCAAAGATATTATGGAAAAAAACGTAATAACTATTGGGCCTGATGTTATGCTAGATAAGGCAATTCAGAGATTATTGGAAAACAGAATAAGCGGAATGCCCGTTGTCGATGACAATGGAAAAATTATTGGCATTATTTCTGAAAAGGACATTCTGAATTTCTTGTTTTGTGGTTATCTTCATAATACAACAGTTAGTGAAGCCATGACAGAGAATTTAGTTCATTTCGATCCAGAGACAAGAATAGAAAAAATTGCTATTGCGATATCAAAATATCAATTTCGCAGAGTACCAATACTTCAGGACAGCAAAGTTGTAGGGATTGTTTCGCGAAGAGATATTATTCGTCACGTGCTTTAG